A stretch of the Neodiprion lecontei isolate iyNeoLeco1 chromosome 4, iyNeoLeco1.1, whole genome shotgun sequence genome encodes the following:
- the LOC107226770 gene encoding probable NADH dehydrogenase [ubiquinone] 1 alpha subcomplex subunit 12, whose product MAKFFGVDKVVRFFQIVRDNGGIRGSLRALYRRDELKSGTLIGEDKYGNRYFENNMHFYGRNRWVEYADHVGLDYNASQVPPEWFGWLHYKTDLPPYKDPSRPNYKWMLDHTENMTGTRDAYMPYSTTRPKIEAWKPK is encoded by the exons ATGGCGAAATTTTTTGGAGTTGATAAAGTCGTGAGATTTTTCCAGATTGTAAGAGATAATGGTGGCATACGAGGATCATTACGAGCTCTGTACAG ACGGGATGAATTGAAATCAGGAACTTTGATTGGCGAGGACAAATACGGGAATCGCTACTTCGAAAATAACATGCACTTTTAtg GACGCAATCGTTGGGTTGAATATGCCGATCATGTTGGTCTAGACTACAACGCATCTCAAGTGCCTCCCGAATGGTTCGGCTGGTTGCATTACAAGACTGATCTACCTCCATACAAGGATCCATCTCGTCCCAACTACAAGTGGATGCTTGATCATACAGAAAATATGACGGGAACGAGAGATGCTTACATGCCTTATAGTACGACTCGTCCTAAAATTGAAGCGTGGAAACCCAAGTAA